The genomic region GTATGAATTACCGGAATTGGATGTGTTGGCGACATTTACCCATCATATCGCCTTTCAGGTTGGACAAGCATTGCCGGTACCAAAAGGAAATTTACTGATCACCGGAGGTGGTGCCTATAATCATTTTCTGATTGAGTTGATCAAGGAAAATTTACCCGAAATGAAAATCACTGCTCCCGATACCAAAACAATCGAATTTAAAGAAGCGCTGATCTTTGGTTTGCTGGGTGTTTTAAAGCTTCGCAACCAAATAAATGTACTGGCCAGCGTGACCGGAGCGCGTCAGAATCACAGTTCCGGAAGAATTTATGATATAGCGTAAAAACTTTGAGATTGTAAGAGTTTCAGGTTATATTTGTGCCACTTAAAAAACAACAATACAATAAATAATTACATAAAATGAAAGATTTATTAAAGAAATTCGAAAATAAAGAGCCGGAAGTAGTATTCCATTGGAAAGATGCGGAAACGGAAGCGGAAGGATGGACAGTGATCAACTCATTAAGAGGTGGTGCTGCCGGAGGTGGAACCCGTATGCGTAAAGGTTTGGATATGAACGAGGTATTGTCACTTGCCAAAACAATGGAAGTGAAGTTTTCGGTTTCGGGACCTGCGATTGGCGGTGCAAAATCTGGAATTAATTTTGATCCAAACGATCCAAGAAAAAAAGGCGTGTTACAACGTTGGTATAAAGCGGTTTCGCCTTTGTTAAAAAGCTATTACGGAACCGGTGGGGATTTAAATGTGGACGAAATCCACGAAGTGATCCCGATGACAGAAGAATGTGGGGTTTGGCATCCGCAAGAAGGGGTTTTCAACGGACATTTTAAGCCAACGGAAGCCGATAAAATTAACCGTATCGGACAATTACGTCAGGGTGTGGTAAAAGTGATTGAAAACACAACGTTTTCTCCGGATATCAACAGAAAATATACCGTTGCTGATATGATCACTGGATATGGTGTGGCGCAAGCGGTACGTCATTTCTATGATATCTATGGTGGAAGTGTACAAGGTAAAAAAGCAATTGTACAAGGTTTTGGTAACGTAGGTTCGGCTGCGGCGTTCTACTTAGCTGAAATGGGTGCGAAAGTGGTTGGAATTATCGATAGAGACGGAGGGTTGATCAACGAAGAAGGATTCTCTTTCGAAGAGATCAGAACTTTATTCTTAAACAAAGACGGAAACAAATTGGTGGCCGATAACATGATTCCTTTCGAAGAAATCAATGCTAAAATCTGGAACCTGGGTGCGGAAATCTTTACTCCGTGTGCAGCGTCAAGATTGGTGATAAAAGAACAAGTTGATCAAATGATTGCATCCGGATTGGAAGTGATTTCATGTGGTGCGAATGTTCCGTTTGCCGATAAAGAGATTTTCTTCGGTCCGATTATGGAAGAAACCGATAGCAAAGTAAGTTTAATTCCGGACTTTATTTCCAACTGTGGAATGGCTCGTGTATTTGCTTATTTTATGGAGAAAAAAGTTCAAATGACAGATGAGTCGATTTTTAACGATACATCGGATATCATTCGTACAGCCATCGAAAAAGTTCACGCGCTTAACCCGGAGAAGAAAAATATCAGTGCAACAGCTTTTGAAATAGCATTAAAACAACTTTTATAATAGCTAAAACGCCCAACAATTTGTTGGGCGTTTTTTTTTAATAATAATTATTTACCTTTATTGCCGTTATAAAGAAAAAAGGAATACTATTTGCTAGACCTTTTGATACAGTTTATTTAGCGAAATAATGAAAGGACTCGAAACAGAACAGGAAAAGAAATCGTTTGTGATTACAACCGTATTATGTGGTGTGATTATCGCATTGTTGTTTCTTTTAAAATTTTCGTCCACGTTGGATATTATGCAGCTTGAAGGTGGCGGTGGCGGTGGAATTGCCGTAAATTTTGGTGACAGTGAGGTCGGTTCCGGTAAAAATTTACAGAGCGAAGTACTCAATGTATCCAATCATACCAAAGCAACTCCGGTTACTCCGGCGCCACAAGAGGAAATTATCGGTCAGGATTATGACGATGCTCCGGTAGTGGCGACAACCAAAAAAGTAGAGAAAACAAAAGTAACCCCAAAACCGGTGGATAAACCGGTACCGACTCCGGAAAAACCAAAACCATCCAAATCGACAACCGATGCGTTGGCGAATTTGATGAACGGTTCCAAATCCGGTGGTGATGGCGATGATAACGCCAGTGGAAATAAAGGAAAACTTAACGGTGATAAAAATGCTTCCGGCTATTATGGCGGTGGCGGTTCCGGAAATGGAAAAGGATCGGGTAACGGTGACGGCGAAGGTCCGGGTTCCGGTAACGGAAAAGGTGGCGGTTATGGAAATGGTAACGGTACGGGAGTTGGAAATTACCAATTGGCCGGGCGTAAAGCGATTTCAAAACCAAGCCCAAAATATACTTGCAATGAAGAAGGTCAGGTAGCGGTAGCCATCGAAGTAGATCGAAATGGAAAAGTAATTGGTGTCGAACCCGGTGTACGTGGAACGA from Flavobacterium sp. WV_118_3 harbors:
- a CDS encoding Glu/Leu/Phe/Val dehydrogenase dimerization domain-containing protein, giving the protein MKDLLKKFENKEPEVVFHWKDAETEAEGWTVINSLRGGAAGGGTRMRKGLDMNEVLSLAKTMEVKFSVSGPAIGGAKSGINFDPNDPRKKGVLQRWYKAVSPLLKSYYGTGGDLNVDEIHEVIPMTEECGVWHPQEGVFNGHFKPTEADKINRIGQLRQGVVKVIENTTFSPDINRKYTVADMITGYGVAQAVRHFYDIYGGSVQGKKAIVQGFGNVGSAAAFYLAEMGAKVVGIIDRDGGLINEEGFSFEEIRTLFLNKDGNKLVADNMIPFEEINAKIWNLGAEIFTPCAASRLVIKEQVDQMIASGLEVISCGANVPFADKEIFFGPIMEETDSKVSLIPDFISNCGMARVFAYFMEKKVQMTDESIFNDTSDIIRTAIEKVHALNPEKKNISATAFEIALKQLL
- a CDS encoding energy transducer TonB — its product is MKGLETEQEKKSFVITTVLCGVIIALLFLLKFSSTLDIMQLEGGGGGGIAVNFGDSEVGSGKNLQSEVLNVSNHTKATPVTPAPQEEIIGQDYDDAPVVATTKKVEKTKVTPKPVDKPVPTPEKPKPSKSTTDALANLMNGSKSGGDGDDNASGNKGKLNGDKNASGYYGGGGSGNGKGSGNGDGEGPGSGNGKGGGYGNGNGTGVGNYQLAGRKAISKPSPKYTCNEEGQVAVAIEVDRNGKVIGVEPGVRGTTNAAKCLLDQARIAAMQTKFDANPGAPDKQVGKIIYNFKLTE